Proteins encoded in a region of the Novibacillus thermophilus genome:
- a CDS encoding IDEAL domain-containing protein yields MRVSDWVYVSHDGVRITGFIVEIWEAVVKIRITDPKNRGNVLMVKKSDIQEAKHALHSQDIRSLIDLALELKDEEWFNQLVRELRKRNELEKTT; encoded by the coding sequence TTGCGTGTTTCTGACTGGGTTTACGTTTCGCACGACGGGGTGAGGATAACAGGGTTTATTGTAGAAATTTGGGAAGCGGTCGTCAAAATACGCATTACAGATCCCAAAAACCGGGGCAATGTGTTAATGGTGAAAAAAAGCGATATTCAAGAAGCGAAACACGCCCTTCACTCTCAGGACATTCGATCTCTCATTGATCTGGCCCTTGAATTGAAAGACGAGGAATGGTTTAACCAGTTAGTTCGTGAGTTAAGGAAACGGAACGAGCTAGAAAAAACGACGTAA
- a CDS encoding ABC transporter permease: MNFIIVRNETRRKSHEKRYLIVALIMLSTLSLFIGVSSLSPADLFGLTAEKAQILFISRIPRLVSIIIAGMSISICGLIMQQLSQNKFVSPTTAGTMDSARLGILVAMIVFPAAGILQKMAVAFAFALLGTLLFMKILEKIKFKNSIFIPLVGLMLGNIISSIGTFFAYKHDLIQSMNTWFHGDFSMIIGGQYELIYVSLPFVLLAYLFANKFTVAGMGEDFSKNLGLHYRRIVNLGLIIVALVTSSIVLTVGMIPFLGLIIPNIVSIYQGDHLKKSLSHTALLGAVFLLFCDILGRVVIYPYEISISLTVGIIGSGIFIYLLVRRRAYAS; the protein is encoded by the coding sequence ATGAATTTCATTATTGTCCGTAATGAAACTAGAAGGAAGAGTCATGAAAAAAGATATTTGATTGTCGCCCTCATTATGTTATCGACGCTGTCATTGTTTATCGGTGTTTCGTCCTTATCGCCAGCAGATCTTTTCGGGCTGACGGCCGAAAAGGCGCAAATTTTATTCATCAGCCGGATTCCCCGTCTCGTCAGTATCATTATAGCCGGCATGAGCATAAGCATTTGTGGGCTCATTATGCAACAACTCAGCCAAAATAAGTTCGTCTCTCCGACAACGGCTGGGACGATGGATTCTGCCAGATTGGGCATTTTGGTGGCCATGATCGTATTCCCGGCTGCCGGAATATTGCAGAAGATGGCCGTGGCCTTTGCTTTTGCCCTGCTTGGGACCCTTTTGTTTATGAAAATATTGGAGAAAATCAAATTTAAAAACTCGATATTTATTCCCTTAGTCGGATTGATGCTAGGAAATATTATCAGTTCGATCGGGACCTTTTTCGCGTACAAGCACGATTTGATCCAGAGCATGAACACCTGGTTTCACGGCGACTTTTCGATGATTATTGGCGGGCAATACGAATTAATTTATGTGAGTCTCCCTTTTGTTCTGTTAGCGTACCTTTTTGCCAATAAGTTTACAGTTGCTGGCATGGGGGAGGATTTTTCAAAAAATTTAGGATTGCACTACAGGCGAATTGTCAATCTCGGGTTGATTATCGTCGCCCTCGTGACGTCTTCCATCGTCTTGACAGTGGGGATGATCCCTTTTTTAGGGCTGATTATTCCGAATATTGTCAGCATCTATCAAGGGGACCACTTGAAGAAAAGCCTTTCTCACACCGCTTTGTTAGGGGCAGTTTTCCTCTTGTTTTGTGACATTCTCGGCCGTGTCGTCATTTATCCGTACGAAATATCGATCAGCTTAACGGTCGGGATCATTGGAAGCGGTATTTTCATCTATCTGCTGGTGAGGAGAAGGGCTTATGCATCTTAG
- a CDS encoding iron chelate uptake ABC transporter family permease subunit — protein MHLRVKTGLLVIIAVLSIAAYLFVNIGSNWSYALARRGGEILAIVLTGGAIGYSTLVFQTITNNRILTPSIIGLDSLYLLIQTVVIFFFGSSTLAVMDSQFNFVVSVGLMILFAGVLYKVLFKREGQNIYFLLLIGLIFGILFDSIASFMQVLIDPNEFLVVQDRMFASINNVNRELLFISTLAMLVVIGYSARFFKFLDVLSLGRDHAVNLGIDYDYVVKRLLLVVAVLVSIATALIGPITFLGLLVVNVAYEFLKTYRHRYLIAGSVLISVTALAGGQFIVKEVFTFSTTLSVIVNFIGGIYFIYLLLKENRSW, from the coding sequence ATGCATCTTAGGGTAAAAACTGGGCTGCTAGTGATCATTGCCGTCTTGTCGATTGCTGCTTATTTGTTTGTCAACATTGGCAGTAACTGGAGTTACGCCCTGGCGCGAAGAGGAGGGGAGATCCTTGCCATCGTATTGACTGGAGGTGCCATTGGGTACTCCACGTTAGTGTTTCAAACGATTACGAACAACCGAATTTTAACTCCGAGCATTATCGGCTTGGATTCCCTGTACTTGTTAATTCAAACCGTTGTCATCTTTTTCTTTGGCTCTTCTACGCTGGCCGTGATGGACAGCCAGTTTAACTTTGTCGTTTCCGTCGGGCTGATGATTTTGTTCGCCGGTGTGCTGTACAAAGTCTTGTTTAAGCGGGAAGGGCAAAACATATACTTTCTGTTGTTGATCGGGCTGATTTTTGGCATTTTGTTTGACAGTATCGCCTCGTTTATGCAAGTGCTGATCGACCCGAATGAATTCCTCGTCGTTCAGGACAGAATGTTTGCCAGCATTAACAATGTCAACCGGGAACTGCTCTTCATCTCGACGCTGGCTATGCTGGTCGTCATTGGCTACAGCGCCCGATTTTTTAAATTTTTAGACGTCCTTTCGTTAGGGAGAGATCACGCGGTCAACTTAGGGATCGACTACGATTATGTCGTGAAACGGTTGTTGCTCGTCGTTGCCGTTCTCGTCTCTATCGCGACGGCTTTAATCGGACCGATCACATTCTTAGGGCTACTCGTCGTGAATGTCGCCTACGAGTTTTTAAAGACATACCGGCATCGGTATTTAATCGCCGGATCTGTGCTGATCAGCGTGACGGCGTTGGCGGGGGGACAGTTCATTGTGAAAGAAGTGTTTACTTTCTCCACTACGTTGAGTGTCATTGTCAACTTTATCGGCGGGATCTACTTCATCTACTTGCTGTTAAAGGAGAATCGGTCATGGTAA
- a CDS encoding ABC transporter ATP-binding protein codes for MVSVKNVFKRYSGKNVVDNVSVTIQKGKITSFIGPNGAGKSTLISMISRLIAKDGGEIYIEEKEIGKCKSHELAKKISILKQTNHINLRLTVRELVSFGRFPYSQGRLTQDDWDHVDSAIQYMGLEDIQHKYLDQLSGGQRQRAYIAMVIAQDTDYILLDEPLNNLDMKHSVQIMKTLRRLVDELGKTIVIVIHDINFASVYSDYIVALKDGKIVKEGPTEEIINQPALKEIYDMDISVRDINRCKICVYFS; via the coding sequence ATGGTAAGTGTAAAAAACGTGTTCAAAAGGTACAGCGGCAAAAATGTCGTGGACAACGTATCCGTCACGATCCAGAAAGGGAAAATCACTTCTTTTATCGGGCCGAACGGCGCCGGGAAAAGCACGCTGATTTCCATGATCAGCCGCCTGATCGCAAAAGACGGCGGCGAGATCTACATAGAGGAAAAAGAAATCGGCAAGTGCAAGAGTCATGAGCTTGCCAAAAAAATCTCAATCTTGAAGCAAACCAACCACATTAACTTGCGCTTGACAGTGAGGGAATTGGTGAGCTTCGGGCGTTTTCCCTATTCCCAGGGAAGATTGACTCAAGACGATTGGGACCATGTGGACAGCGCCATTCAATACATGGGCCTGGAGGACATACAACACAAGTACTTAGATCAGCTGAGCGGCGGGCAAAGGCAAAGGGCCTACATCGCCATGGTCATTGCCCAGGATACGGACTACATTCTGTTAGATGAACCGCTGAACAATCTGGATATGAAACATTCCGTCCAGATTATGAAGACGTTGAGGCGATTAGTAGATGAGTTGGGCAAGACGATTGTGATTGTCATCCACGACATTAATTTCGCTTCCGTGTACTCGGACTACATCGTGGCGTTGAAAGACGGCAAAATTGTCAAAGAAGGACCAACGGAGGAGATCATCAACCAGCCGGCACTAAAAGAAATTTACGATATGGACATTAGTGTCCGGGATATTAACCGCTGTAAAATTTGCGTGTACTTCTCCTAA
- a CDS encoding siderophore ABC transporter substrate-binding protein, which produces MKRAVWLLVALVAIIALLVACGTDSADEASAGTGSDVESEQPQADSLQPQSEELTVTHELGETTVKKNPETVVVFDFGILDSLDKLGVEVAGVAQDSLPPYLSQYEADPYENIGSLKEPDFEKIAEMEPDLIIISGRQTEVYDQLADIAPTVFMGVDFENYIESFKHNMTTLGEIFDKQSEVEAELQAIDDAINALHEKASASGKNALIVLTTGGKVSAYGPGSRFGFVHDVFGIAAVDENIEASTHGQSISFEYIAEKDPDYLFVIDRDSAIGEGEAAKQVIENDLVKKTKAYQNDNIIYLDPNNWYLSGGGLVSVMEMVKEVDEAIQ; this is translated from the coding sequence ATGAAAAGAGCGGTGTGGCTCCTTGTCGCACTTGTGGCGATCATAGCGTTGCTTGTGGCTTGCGGCACCGACAGTGCCGATGAGGCGTCTGCAGGAACCGGGTCCGATGTAGAGTCGGAACAACCGCAAGCGGATTCTCTGCAACCCCAAAGTGAAGAACTGACGGTCACTCACGAATTAGGTGAAACAACCGTCAAGAAAAACCCGGAGACTGTGGTCGTCTTTGATTTTGGCATACTGGATTCGCTCGATAAACTGGGAGTGGAGGTAGCAGGTGTCGCCCAGGACAGCCTTCCGCCTTACTTGTCGCAGTACGAAGCAGACCCATACGAAAATATTGGGAGTCTGAAAGAGCCTGACTTTGAGAAGATTGCTGAGATGGAACCGGACCTTATCATTATTTCCGGAAGGCAGACAGAAGTGTATGACCAGCTTGCCGACATCGCCCCGACGGTATTTATGGGGGTCGACTTTGAGAATTACATCGAATCTTTTAAACACAATATGACCACACTTGGTGAGATATTCGACAAGCAGTCCGAAGTAGAAGCTGAGTTGCAAGCGATAGACGACGCCATCAACGCTTTGCATGAGAAAGCTTCTGCCAGTGGCAAAAACGCGTTGATCGTGTTGACCACTGGAGGCAAAGTGAGCGCCTACGGTCCTGGCTCCCGCTTCGGGTTTGTCCATGACGTCTTCGGGATTGCAGCTGTTGATGAGAACATTGAGGCATCCACCCACGGACAGAGCATTTCGTTTGAATACATCGCAGAAAAAGATCCAGATTATCTGTTTGTTATCGATCGAGATTCCGCCATAGGTGAAGGGGAGGCGGCGAAGCAAGTCATAGAAAATGACTTAGTGAAAAAGACGAAGGCGTACCAAAACGACAATATCATCTACTTGGACCCAAATAACTGGTACCTGTCCGGCGGCGGCCTCGTATCTGTTATGGAAATGGTGAAAGAGGTAGACGAAGCGATCCAATAG
- a CDS encoding LytTR family DNA-binding domain-containing protein, which yields MDTLNVHIDISEKYEETTVTIQAKEWTKELETLVRMVKSTKPIRLLGIDAEQSVLLDPNEIDYVYAENRKVYAAVQKQRIELKMKLYEAESLLEPHQFTRFSKSVIGNLNRIQRFELAFNGNLCVHFTSGNKEYVSRKYVAQLKEKLLSGGLTHGN from the coding sequence ATGGACACATTGAACGTTCACATTGACATTAGCGAAAAGTACGAAGAAACGACTGTCACCATCCAGGCGAAAGAATGGACAAAAGAGCTGGAGACTTTAGTCAGAATGGTGAAAAGCACGAAGCCGATCCGGCTCTTAGGAATCGATGCGGAACAGTCGGTCTTGCTCGACCCAAACGAGATCGACTACGTGTATGCTGAAAATCGAAAAGTGTATGCCGCTGTACAAAAGCAGCGGATTGAACTCAAAATGAAACTGTACGAAGCAGAATCCCTGCTGGAACCGCATCAATTTACACGCTTTTCCAAATCCGTCATTGGAAATCTGAACCGCATTCAGCGGTTTGAATTGGCGTTTAACGGCAACTTGTGCGTGCACTTTACATCGGGCAACAAAGAGTACGTCTCACGGAAGTATGTCGCCCAATTAAAGGAAAAATTGCTTTCAGGAGGTTTGACACATGGGAATTAA
- a CDS encoding CDGSH iron-sulfur domain-containing protein: MADVTIKVRDNGPYIVSGDVELVDAEGNRFETKPKFSLCRCGLSENKPFCDGSHKENFESRVRAR; the protein is encoded by the coding sequence ATGGCTGACGTCACGATTAAAGTACGGGATAACGGTCCGTATATTGTATCCGGGGATGTAGAATTAGTGGACGCTGAAGGCAATCGCTTTGAAACGAAGCCAAAATTTTCATTGTGTCGCTGTGGTCTATCTGAGAACAAACCTTTTTGTGACGGCTCTCACAAAGAAAATTTTGAAAGTCGTGTTCGGGCTCGATAA
- a CDS encoding DNA-binding domain-containing protein codes for MRFYIVDDDVAIRSMLTEIIEDGDLGKVVGEAENGSMLDEHLLSLKQVDIVLIDLLMPVRDGIETIRSIGSAFKGKYVMISQVEAKELVAEAYSLGVEYFITKPINRVEVQSVVKKVTERIRLERSIREIHLSVSNVLQPSAPAYDSRHSFTQQLTTSGRIILSELGVIGEKGAKDLIDILNYIASDEVLTNSLPPLKQVFTQIARQNLGRKATTEELNREVKASQQRVRRTIYQALNHLASLGLTDFSNPTFERYATVFFDFTVVRDRMTELKHNAPSSASRVRINARKFIQALYFEAKQHITSTEHS; via the coding sequence ATGCGTTTTTATATCGTTGATGACGATGTGGCCATCCGCTCGATGTTGACCGAAATTATCGAGGATGGAGACCTTGGAAAGGTCGTGGGAGAGGCAGAAAACGGCTCAATGTTAGACGAACACCTGCTGTCCCTAAAGCAAGTAGACATTGTACTCATTGATCTCTTAATGCCTGTACGGGACGGAATTGAAACTATCCGCAGTATTGGAAGTGCATTCAAAGGAAAATACGTCATGATTTCCCAAGTCGAAGCCAAAGAATTGGTCGCTGAAGCCTACTCGCTCGGAGTAGAGTATTTTATTACCAAGCCCATTAACAGAGTAGAAGTACAGTCGGTCGTGAAAAAAGTAACTGAACGCATACGTTTAGAGAGGTCTATCCGGGAGATCCACTTATCTGTAAGCAACGTGCTTCAGCCAAGTGCGCCTGCGTATGACAGCCGACACTCTTTTACCCAGCAGTTAACGACATCGGGGCGGATCATCCTCTCTGAGTTAGGCGTCATCGGTGAAAAAGGGGCTAAAGACTTAATCGACATTTTAAATTACATTGCAAGCGATGAAGTGCTGACGAACAGCTTACCTCCCCTCAAACAGGTGTTTACCCAAATCGCTCGTCAAAATCTTGGAAGAAAGGCGACCACAGAAGAACTAAACAGAGAGGTTAAAGCATCCCAGCAACGAGTGCGCAGAACGATTTATCAAGCACTTAACCACTTGGCTTCTCTCGGACTGACCGATTTTTCCAATCCGACATTCGAACGTTACGCGACCGTCTTTTTTGATTTTACAGTTGTACGGGATAGAATGACTGAGCTTAAACACAACGCACCGTCATCTGCTTCCCGCGTTCGAATCAATGCGAGAAAGTTCATTCAAGCCCTCTATTTTGAAGCAAAACAGCACATCACCTCAACAGAACATTCGTAA
- a CDS encoding M14 family metallopeptidase, which translates to MKRSIVVLLSAILLMTPVMTGALASPSQEADELRAAAQPELEEGKRVRILVPGSDVFYEMQSAGYDFAGGIERLPEGIEVDAILTKEQLDALPDFGAKLADEGASTQASPSPHIKKRPRAAQSTDTVVIGRVDWFTTKGQGFLSVEAKSSAESDADLTLSWDSGSVQMDAFVDSGEYMYHRILAKVDGPRPDTVTVTSSFGSEATAAVNDWLYSVEADIDRPGYQYGFIDGYMHPTEIYDRIEQLAAEHPNITEIVELPNKTNGYRRHAQAQFGSGVENGDLDSTFYVTSKMYGHEGGNDITVALIGQPGLDKTTVSVDGNDITVHLAQDSDSSEIVSTAAEVVDAINAHSEASELVTAHLYRNGDGSGVVSEAAATRLSDFLSAPEDISREPFTIRALRIGQNRDGSKPGVLIQAQDHAREWVTPLVALEAAERLLANYEHDEMTRQIVENVDIFIIPSNNPDGAHYSFFDRNMQRRNMTNHCGPENSDPGRRGNWGVDLNRNYSVGSIFDGYSGGSSDCTSDTYAGPGELSEPEAQNVVWLAENFSNIKFFMTVHSYGGQLFWQPGAYIAEGRITTPRPPLKDEQYYWEMAEQILSNVKSLRDSVVQPRNVGGSADVLYSSAGNVREELYNNYGIYSFGWEIGGSQWDPDQDRWVGAGGFQPEWQEANLQYQEYASGVIKMFEIAMEYGMDEDPATTRLMQDRQPDGTVNVTFSTSEPAAIHYTTDGSEPTQDSPTYEAADIREPGEVIQVAETTTFRWISVDVKGNTEEERAFTVQVDIDADGMTKLVDQFEQEGELKNREVARSLHVHLTAVHRFEEQGAADRVVKHMKNFIQLLDHHKDQGLVSDYAYHVLKDDADYVIDKWQ; encoded by the coding sequence GTGAAAAGATCGATTGTCGTGTTGTTATCGGCTATTTTACTCATGACACCCGTGATGACTGGAGCTTTAGCCAGTCCGAGTCAAGAGGCAGACGAGCTGAGAGCGGCGGCGCAACCTGAACTAGAAGAAGGGAAACGGGTCCGTATTCTCGTGCCGGGGAGCGACGTCTTTTACGAGATGCAAAGTGCAGGGTACGATTTCGCCGGCGGTATAGAACGCCTCCCTGAAGGCATCGAAGTGGACGCGATTCTCACGAAAGAACAGCTAGACGCATTGCCAGATTTCGGTGCCAAATTGGCAGATGAGGGCGCTTCCACACAAGCTTCCCCTTCACCGCATATTAAAAAACGTCCACGTGCCGCACAGAGCACCGACACCGTCGTCATCGGTCGGGTCGACTGGTTTACGACAAAAGGACAAGGGTTTTTGTCTGTCGAAGCGAAGTCTTCCGCTGAAAGTGACGCTGACTTGACACTGTCCTGGGACAGTGGATCAGTACAGATGGATGCTTTCGTCGACTCCGGCGAATACATGTATCACCGCATCTTGGCGAAAGTGGATGGACCTCGGCCCGATACGGTCACAGTGACAAGCTCCTTTGGGTCTGAAGCAACTGCTGCAGTGAACGACTGGCTCTACTCCGTCGAGGCAGATATTGACCGACCGGGGTATCAGTACGGTTTTATTGACGGTTACATGCATCCTACCGAAATTTATGATCGCATCGAGCAGTTAGCCGCAGAACATCCAAATATCACCGAGATTGTCGAGCTGCCGAACAAGACGAACGGTTACCGGCGGCACGCTCAAGCGCAGTTTGGCTCAGGTGTCGAAAACGGGGATCTCGACAGTACATTTTACGTAACATCGAAGATGTACGGCCATGAAGGTGGCAATGATATCACCGTGGCGTTAATCGGTCAGCCAGGATTGGACAAGACTACCGTATCTGTCGACGGAAACGACATTACAGTACATCTTGCCCAAGACAGTGATTCTTCAGAGATAGTGAGTACGGCTGCTGAGGTCGTTGACGCCATCAACGCCCATTCTGAGGCGAGTGAACTTGTGACTGCACATTTGTATCGCAACGGGGATGGCTCTGGTGTAGTCAGTGAAGCAGCGGCAACGAGGTTGTCGGACTTCTTGAGTGCACCAGAAGACATCTCCCGCGAGCCGTTCACGATTCGAGCCCTGCGCATTGGTCAGAACCGCGACGGATCGAAACCCGGCGTCCTCATTCAAGCTCAGGATCACGCCCGGGAGTGGGTGACCCCTTTAGTCGCCCTCGAGGCGGCCGAGCGGCTCCTCGCGAACTACGAGCATGACGAAATGACCAGGCAAATTGTAGAAAATGTGGACATCTTCATCATACCGTCGAACAACCCCGACGGCGCTCACTACAGTTTCTTCGACCGGAACATGCAACGCCGCAACATGACCAACCACTGCGGTCCGGAAAACTCCGATCCCGGGCGGCGCGGGAACTGGGGAGTTGACCTCAATCGAAACTATTCAGTCGGTTCCATTTTTGACGGTTACAGCGGCGGTTCTTCCGACTGTACCTCTGATACGTATGCCGGTCCTGGTGAACTGTCGGAGCCAGAAGCGCAGAACGTCGTCTGGTTGGCAGAAAATTTCTCAAACATCAAGTTCTTTATGACCGTGCACAGTTATGGCGGCCAACTGTTTTGGCAGCCGGGGGCTTACATTGCCGAAGGTCGGATTACGACACCGCGCCCGCCGCTCAAGGACGAGCAGTACTACTGGGAAATGGCCGAACAGATTTTGTCCAACGTCAAAAGCTTGCGTGACTCCGTCGTGCAGCCGCGTAACGTGGGCGGATCTGCCGATGTCCTCTACTCTTCAGCCGGAAACGTCCGCGAGGAGCTTTACAACAACTATGGCATTTATTCCTTCGGCTGGGAGATTGGCGGGTCGCAGTGGGACCCGGACCAAGATAGATGGGTGGGGGCAGGCGGATTCCAACCCGAATGGCAAGAGGCGAATCTCCAGTACCAGGAGTACGCGAGCGGTGTGATCAAAATGTTTGAGATTGCGATGGAGTACGGGATGGACGAAGATCCTGCCACCACGCGGCTGATGCAAGACCGTCAACCCGACGGTACAGTCAACGTTACGTTTTCAACGAGTGAGCCGGCGGCGATCCACTACACGACAGACGGAAGTGAACCGACGCAAGATTCACCGACTTACGAAGCCGCCGACATCCGCGAGCCCGGAGAGGTCATTCAGGTGGCTGAAACGACGACCTTTCGCTGGATATCGGTAGATGTTAAAGGGAATACCGAAGAGGAAAGGGCGTTCACCGTGCAAGTCGATATAGATGCTGACGGCATGACGAAACTCGTCGACCAGTTTGAGCAGGAAGGCGAATTGAAGAACCGTGAGGTGGCGCGGTCTTTACACGTTCACTTGACGGCTGTGCATCGCTTTGAAGAGCAAGGGGCTGCCGATAGAGTGGTCAAACATATGAAAAACTTTATCCAGTTGCTGGATCACCACAAAGATCAAGGATTAGTGTCCGACTACGCCTATCACGTGTTGAAAGATGATGCCGACTACGTGATAGACAAGTGGCAATAA
- a CDS encoding sensor histidine kinase gives MLVIVPLAGELNFYPFNDAFRVSFGTPTFFFFLLLLRKIHPVVSGGLVGFLVVEFRILLDFLFRAQEFADAFQSRYPTFFYYVTFALLFYLTKVNRFHHKPVVIGLLGILAEVSASLAELTFQYIAFSSVFTLSDVHKVIVIAIFRSFFVVGFFNLMNLYQTKIKEAEVRKQNLHLLMVTSNLYVEAFQLKKTLQSTEEVTKSSYHLYRQLKSYSTASPLDFPEELCQQALKIAGEIHEIKKDNQRIFAGLSKLISDEQFAEYMDMSELMTIIVQVNRKYADSLGKTIRFVLDIEDCHTHYHAYSILSIVNHVVENAIEAIEDTGVITLSVSKQHRSVLFRIGDNGPGIPHKHLHLIYKPGFTSKYDRDGNPSTGIGLSYVQEMIAGLGGDVNVQTRPHVDGSVFTVRLPEANLVRRT, from the coding sequence ATGCTGGTGATCGTCCCTCTGGCAGGAGAGTTAAACTTTTATCCGTTTAACGATGCGTTCCGGGTCAGTTTTGGCACCCCGACTTTTTTCTTCTTCTTGTTGTTGCTGCGCAAAATTCACCCCGTCGTATCGGGGGGTCTCGTCGGTTTTCTCGTCGTAGAGTTCCGCATCCTCCTCGATTTCCTCTTTCGCGCACAAGAATTCGCCGATGCGTTTCAGTCACGGTACCCTACCTTTTTTTATTATGTGACGTTTGCCCTTCTTTTTTACTTGACGAAAGTGAACCGCTTTCATCACAAACCGGTCGTCATCGGGCTGCTTGGAATTCTCGCAGAGGTGTCCGCCAGCCTTGCAGAGTTGACGTTTCAATACATTGCCTTTTCATCGGTGTTTACGTTAAGTGACGTGCACAAGGTGATCGTCATCGCCATTTTCCGCAGTTTTTTCGTCGTCGGTTTTTTTAATTTGATGAACCTGTACCAGACGAAAATAAAGGAAGCCGAAGTGCGGAAACAAAACCTTCACTTGCTCATGGTGACGTCCAACTTATACGTTGAAGCTTTTCAGCTGAAAAAGACTTTACAGAGTACAGAGGAAGTGACAAAATCTTCCTACCACCTGTATCGCCAGTTAAAGAGTTACAGCACGGCATCTCCTTTAGATTTCCCGGAGGAACTGTGTCAACAAGCGTTAAAGATTGCCGGTGAAATACACGAGATCAAAAAGGATAACCAGAGGATTTTCGCCGGTCTTTCAAAACTCATTTCGGATGAACAATTCGCAGAGTATATGGATATGTCGGAGTTGATGACGATCATCGTCCAAGTCAACCGGAAGTATGCCGATTCGTTGGGGAAAACCATCCGGTTTGTACTGGATATCGAGGACTGCCATACTCACTACCACGCTTACAGCATTCTGTCTATCGTGAACCATGTCGTCGAGAACGCCATCGAAGCGATTGAGGATACAGGTGTCATCACCCTTTCCGTGAGCAAACAACACCGTTCGGTACTGTTTCGCATCGGTGACAACGGACCCGGCATACCTCACAAACATCTGCATCTCATTTACAAACCGGGATTCACTTCAAAATATGACCGCGATGGAAATCCATCCACAGGGATTGGACTGTCTTACGTCCAAGAGATGATCGCAGGCCTTGGAGGTGATGTTAATGTTCAGACAAGGCCGCATGTGGACGGATCTGTCTTCACTGTCCGACTGCCTGAGGCCAACTTGGTACGGAGAACGTAG